One genomic segment of Chitinophaga sancti includes these proteins:
- a CDS encoding acylneuraminate cytidylyltransferase family protein — MPVLVTICARGGSKGVPGKNIKPLGGRPLIDYSIKMAQAFVAKYDGVIALSTDDEGIIRVAAECGITTNYKRPAELASDTAGKVDAIADLLFFEEGQRNKKFEYLLDLDVTSPFRTMEDLETAFQAFKADENALTLFSVSKAGRNPYFNMVEQKENGFFGVVKPAGSGFLSRQASPQVYDINGSFYYYRRSFFDMGTNKVITERSMIYDMPHICFDVDHQIDFDFMEYLVNNGKVGIELL, encoded by the coding sequence ATGCCGGTATTAGTAACAATATGTGCCCGGGGTGGATCCAAAGGAGTACCGGGCAAGAATATCAAGCCCTTGGGTGGCAGGCCGCTGATAGATTATTCTATTAAAATGGCGCAGGCGTTTGTAGCAAAATACGATGGAGTGATCGCATTGTCTACAGACGATGAAGGTATCATTCGCGTAGCTGCGGAGTGTGGTATTACTACCAATTACAAGCGCCCGGCTGAGCTGGCATCTGATACTGCCGGTAAAGTTGATGCCATTGCCGACCTCTTGTTTTTTGAGGAAGGACAGCGCAATAAAAAATTCGAATACCTGCTGGACCTGGATGTGACGTCTCCTTTCCGTACCATGGAAGACCTTGAAACAGCCTTCCAGGCTTTCAAAGCGGATGAAAACGCGCTCACTTTATTTTCCGTAAGTAAAGCGGGGCGTAATCCATATTTTAATATGGTGGAACAAAAGGAAAATGGATTCTTTGGCGTAGTAAAACCTGCAGGCAGTGGCTTTTTGAGCCGTCAGGCATCTCCCCAGGTTTATGATATCAATGGATCCTTTTATTACTACAGACGTTCATTTTTTGATATGGGTACAAACAAGGTGATTACAGAAAGGTCTATGATATACGATATGCCTCATATTTGTTTCGATGTGGATCATCAGATCGATTTCGACTTTATGGAGTATCTGGTAAATAATGGGAAGGTTGGCATTGAATTACTTTAA
- a CDS encoding LegC family aminotransferase, producing MIPLSVPNLAGNEWKYVKDCLDTNWVSSVGSYVNQFEEMSAAFTHTKKAIATSNGTAALHISLLLAGVKQGDLVVCPNITFVAPVNVIKYLGADPVLIDVDAYTWQLDVNLLESFLSNNCDLEDDGVYHKDSGKRVSAIVPVHVLGNMVDMEQLMSLSKKFNIPVVEDATEALGSTYHGQPAGSMGLFGCLSYNGNKIITTGGGGMILTNDEELGKKAKHLTTQAKSDPMEYFHDEVGYNYRLVNILAAMGVAQMEQLPGFIERKRVIAALYNEGLKDIPGFMPQVLTEGVVANCWLYTAAFSNSRGLLQFLNQNSVQTRPFWVPMNRLPAFANDIYYSEADISNMVYEQCLSLPCSTNITDDEVKTVIAKIKEFYA from the coding sequence ATGATACCGTTATCTGTGCCAAACCTGGCGGGAAATGAATGGAAATATGTGAAAGATTGCCTGGATACAAACTGGGTGTCTTCAGTAGGTAGTTATGTAAATCAGTTCGAAGAAATGTCGGCCGCCTTTACCCATACCAAAAAGGCGATAGCGACCAGCAATGGTACTGCTGCACTACATATCAGTCTGTTGCTGGCAGGTGTTAAACAGGGAGACCTGGTGGTATGTCCGAACATCACATTTGTAGCACCTGTAAACGTTATCAAATATCTGGGAGCAGATCCTGTATTGATAGATGTGGATGCCTACACCTGGCAGTTGGATGTAAACCTGTTGGAAAGTTTTCTGAGTAATAACTGTGACCTGGAAGATGACGGTGTTTATCACAAAGATAGCGGCAAGAGAGTAAGTGCCATCGTACCGGTGCATGTACTGGGCAATATGGTGGATATGGAGCAGTTAATGTCCTTATCAAAGAAGTTTAATATCCCTGTTGTGGAAGATGCTACGGAAGCACTGGGGTCTACCTATCACGGTCAGCCGGCGGGTTCTATGGGGCTGTTTGGATGCCTGAGTTATAATGGTAATAAAATTATCACTACCGGTGGTGGTGGTATGATCCTCACGAATGATGAGGAGTTGGGCAAAAAGGCAAAACACCTTACTACACAGGCTAAGTCAGACCCAATGGAATATTTTCATGATGAAGTTGGTTACAACTACCGTCTTGTAAATATTCTGGCGGCGATGGGCGTAGCACAGATGGAACAGCTGCCTGGTTTTATCGAAAGAAAAAGAGTTATTGCGGCATTATATAATGAAGGGCTGAAAGATATACCGGGCTTTATGCCCCAGGTGCTCACAGAGGGTGTAGTAGCTAACTGCTGGCTGTATACAGCGGCGTTTTCCAACAGTAGGGGATTGCTGCAATTCCTGAATCAGAACAGTGTTCAGACACGTCCGTTCTGGGTGCCTATGAACAGGCTGCCAGCATTTGCAAATGATATTTATTATTCAGAAGCCGATATCAGTAATATGGTATATGAGCAATGCCTGAGTCTTCCATGTTCGACAAATATTACTGACGACGAAGTGAAGACGGTCATTGCAAAAATAAAGGAGTTCTATGCCTAA
- a CDS encoding polysaccharide biosynthesis/export family protein — translation MRISTTGHQKTGISVCLYAMTFLLFAIISSCTTTKNITYFNDVADSVKWRSIEQAGYVTPVIQPDDILQVNIQTLDPSATAMLNQQSWPTGSSAQASVNNSAVSPGNVSGYLVDKNGYVILPMLGKVSVVGKTTDQVRDEISIKAAEFYKEPVVTVRFANFKVTVLGEVAKPSTYVMPNEKITLLDAIGMAGDLTIYGKRENVLLIRDNNNKKEFIRFDLNNSNTFQSPYFYLRQGDVVYVEPSKSRVAATDSRQVRRITILTSVLTLLVVIISRINL, via the coding sequence ATGAGGATTTCTACAACCGGGCACCAAAAAACTGGAATTAGTGTATGCCTGTATGCGATGACTTTTTTGTTATTTGCGATCATCAGCTCATGTACTACTACTAAAAACATTACTTACTTTAATGATGTTGCAGATTCAGTAAAGTGGAGATCGATTGAACAGGCAGGTTATGTAACCCCGGTAATCCAGCCCGATGATATCTTGCAGGTGAATATTCAGACACTCGACCCTTCTGCAACTGCTATGCTCAATCAGCAGTCGTGGCCTACTGGCAGCAGTGCGCAAGCCTCAGTGAATAATTCCGCCGTTTCCCCTGGTAATGTAAGTGGTTACCTCGTTGATAAAAATGGTTATGTGATCCTGCCCATGCTGGGAAAAGTATCGGTGGTTGGAAAAACGACCGACCAGGTAAGGGATGAAATAAGCATAAAAGCTGCTGAATTTTATAAAGAACCTGTGGTTACTGTTCGATTTGCTAACTTTAAAGTGACTGTTCTTGGTGAGGTTGCTAAGCCCTCCACGTATGTAATGCCCAATGAAAAAATTACCCTCCTGGATGCCATCGGTATGGCCGGGGACCTGACCATCTACGGGAAAAGAGAAAATGTGCTGCTGATCAGGGATAATAATAACAAAAAAGAATTTATTCGTTTTGATCTGAATAACAGTAATACCTTCCAGTCTCCGTATTTTTACCTTCGTCAGGGCGACGTGGTATATGTGGAACCCAGCAAATCAAGGGTTGCAGCCACTGATTCCAGACAGGTACGCAGAATTACCATTCTTACTTCTGTGTTGACGCTGCTGGTGGTTATTATATCCAGGATCAATTTATAA
- a CDS encoding NAD-dependent 4,6-dehydratase LegB, with amino-acid sequence MDLKGKKVLVTGADGFIGSHLVERLLDEGCKVKAFVYYNSFNSWGWLDSFPKEKLAQLEVFAGDVRDPNGVRTAMKDIDIVFHLAALIAIPFSYHSPDSYIDTNVKGTLNIVQAAKDLGTARVLVTSTSEVYGTAQYIPIDEKHPRQPQSPYSASKIGADCIAESFYRSFDLPLTIVRPFNTFGPRQSARAVIPTIITQLLNGKEEIKLGDLIPTRDLLFVKDTANGFVEIAKSDKLIGHDCNIATQSEISVGDLAQELINQINPNAKIVTDNERLRPEKSEVFRLYGANAKIQEYTNWKQQYSLKDGLADTIEWFKDKENLKQYKADIYNI; translated from the coding sequence ATGGATTTAAAGGGTAAAAAGGTACTGGTAACCGGAGCTGATGGCTTTATTGGTAGTCATCTGGTAGAACGCTTGCTGGATGAAGGATGTAAAGTAAAAGCATTTGTTTATTATAACTCTTTTAACAGCTGGGGATGGCTTGATTCATTTCCAAAAGAGAAATTAGCACAACTCGAGGTATTTGCAGGTGATGTACGTGATCCAAATGGGGTACGTACTGCTATGAAAGATATCGATATTGTCTTTCATCTTGCCGCCCTTATCGCGATCCCTTTTAGCTACCATTCACCTGACTCCTATATCGATACCAATGTAAAAGGTACGCTGAACATTGTGCAGGCAGCCAAAGACCTGGGTACCGCCCGGGTACTGGTTACCAGTACGTCGGAGGTGTATGGTACTGCCCAGTATATTCCGATTGATGAGAAACATCCCCGTCAACCTCAATCACCTTACTCTGCTTCCAAGATCGGTGCTGACTGTATTGCAGAATCTTTCTACAGAAGCTTTGACCTGCCACTCACGATCGTAAGACCATTCAATACTTTTGGTCCACGTCAGTCTGCACGTGCGGTGATACCTACTATCATTACACAGCTGTTGAACGGTAAGGAAGAAATTAAGCTGGGTGACCTGATCCCTACACGTGATTTATTGTTTGTGAAAGATACAGCCAACGGTTTCGTGGAAATCGCGAAGAGCGATAAACTGATCGGTCATGACTGTAATATCGCTACACAATCTGAAATTTCAGTAGGCGATCTGGCACAGGAGCTGATCAACCAGATCAATCCGAATGCAAAAATCGTGACTGATAATGAGCGCTTAAGACCTGAGAAATCTGAAGTGTTCCGTTTGTACGGTGCGAATGCAAAGATCCAGGAGTATACAAACTGGAAACAGCAGTATAGCCTGAAAGATGGTCTGGCTGATACGATAGAGTGGTTTAAGGACAAAGAAAATTTAAAGCAGTATAAAGCCGATATATACAATATATGA
- a CDS encoding polysaccharide biosynthesis tyrosine autokinase, whose amino-acid sequence MHHNGNNFQPNPIPSTGINEESSENGVDLRKLIDKFISNWYLFFIFLVICIAMSWVYIRYTTPEYKVQAKILIQDDKKGGDIPGKELFQELQLFSSKSNVDNEVEILKSRSLMQRVVQDLQLYTSITAEGHIKRSELYGNSPFYMTWVHLKDSLRAVKYTIKPVADVTKFSLTPGKSSNTITAAWGDTMHLNEGDLVMRRNVNYAFEGTYTIDMTSLDQAVEDYQRMIDVSIPNKQVSTIDLKLDTKVPVKGETILNRFIDEYLKASIDDKNRIADSTIAFIDNRLVIVGQELSGVEKEIQNFKQSNELTDLTEQSKLLVSGTGDFLKQLTDLQVKLSVVKSLEEYLNDGKNSKRVVPSALVVEDPTFAGIIERYNMLQLERERQLLSSTESNPLVKNIDNQLAGLRQDLSANVASVRKSIEVSIQSLQTHSGDLSQKIRKVPAQERIFLDYSRQQSIKQELYLFLLQKREETAISKSSNMATARVIDHAKTVARPFRPKRSLVYLIGFLLGLVFPSLIIYLKESLSTRITRKADITGSTAVPILSEIGHFEGGEMVIVQRDSVTPLAEQFRAARTNLQFVLSGATDKVILMTSSMSGEGKSLIATNLAAVLSISGKKVVLMELDLRKPKISTYLGLKNFSGFSTYIIGKTSYEELIQPSGFNDNCFVISSGPIPPNPAELLLQEKVVQLFERLRQEFDYVIIDTAPIGLVTDAQLLARYADATIYVVRQNYTFKQQLQIVNDLYQQHKMPKLNIVVNDVRKGDRNGYGYGYGYGYGYGYNVSETERPLLSKLTKKIRK is encoded by the coding sequence ATGCATCATAACGGGAACAATTTTCAGCCAAATCCTATTCCCTCTACAGGTATTAATGAAGAGAGCAGTGAGAACGGCGTGGATCTAAGAAAGCTTATTGACAAATTCATTTCTAACTGGTACCTTTTTTTCATCTTCCTGGTCATCTGTATTGCAATGTCGTGGGTGTATATCCGCTATACGACACCAGAATATAAAGTGCAGGCCAAGATCCTGATCCAGGACGATAAGAAAGGAGGGGATATACCCGGTAAAGAGCTTTTTCAGGAACTACAGCTTTTCTCCAGCAAGAGCAACGTAGATAATGAAGTAGAGATCCTGAAGTCCCGTTCCCTTATGCAGCGTGTAGTGCAGGACCTGCAACTCTATACCAGCATTACCGCCGAAGGTCATATTAAACGTAGTGAACTGTATGGCAACTCCCCGTTCTATATGACCTGGGTACACCTGAAAGATTCCCTTCGCGCTGTCAAATATACCATCAAACCAGTAGCTGACGTAACAAAATTTTCCCTTACACCTGGCAAATCCAGTAATACCATTACTGCTGCCTGGGGAGATACTATGCACCTGAATGAAGGTGACCTGGTAATGAGGAGAAATGTCAACTATGCATTTGAAGGTACCTATACAATAGATATGACATCTTTAGATCAGGCTGTGGAAGACTACCAGCGCATGATCGACGTGTCTATCCCCAATAAACAGGTGAGCACCATTGACCTGAAACTGGATACCAAAGTCCCGGTGAAAGGAGAAACCATCCTTAACCGTTTTATCGACGAGTACCTGAAGGCCAGTATAGACGATAAGAACAGAATAGCAGATAGTACTATTGCATTCATTGATAACAGATTGGTGATAGTCGGGCAGGAGTTGAGCGGCGTGGAAAAAGAAATTCAGAATTTCAAGCAGAGCAACGAACTGACTGACCTGACCGAACAATCTAAATTGCTAGTATCCGGTACAGGGGATTTCCTCAAACAGCTGACCGACCTCCAGGTAAAACTGAGCGTGGTTAAATCACTGGAAGAGTACCTGAACGACGGTAAAAACAGTAAAAGAGTAGTGCCATCAGCGCTGGTAGTAGAAGATCCTACCTTTGCCGGCATCATTGAACGCTACAATATGCTGCAACTGGAAAGGGAAAGACAATTGCTGTCCAGCACTGAGTCTAACCCGCTGGTCAAAAATATCGATAACCAACTGGCAGGTTTACGTCAGGACCTTTCAGCGAACGTAGCTTCTGTTAGAAAAAGTATTGAAGTAAGCATTCAGTCATTACAAACCCATTCAGGCGACCTGTCTCAGAAAATCAGGAAAGTGCCTGCACAGGAACGTATCTTCCTCGACTATTCCAGACAGCAATCCATCAAACAGGAATTATACCTGTTCCTCTTACAGAAGCGTGAAGAGACTGCCATTTCCAAGTCATCCAACATGGCTACTGCCAGGGTGATTGACCATGCGAAAACAGTAGCCCGTCCATTCAGACCTAAACGTTCACTCGTGTACCTGATCGGATTTTTACTGGGCCTGGTATTCCCTTCTCTGATCATCTACCTGAAAGAATCGCTCAGTACCCGTATCACGCGCAAGGCAGATATCACTGGTAGTACAGCAGTTCCGATCCTTTCTGAGATCGGTCACTTCGAAGGTGGTGAAATGGTGATTGTACAACGTGATTCTGTAACCCCATTGGCAGAACAGTTCCGCGCAGCACGTACCAACCTCCAGTTCGTACTTTCCGGTGCTACAGACAAGGTGATCCTTATGACTTCCAGTATGAGTGGTGAAGGTAAATCGCTTATCGCTACCAACCTGGCCGCTGTATTATCCATCTCTGGTAAGAAAGTGGTGCTGATGGAACTTGATTTAAGAAAGCCCAAAATTTCCACCTACCTGGGATTGAAAAACTTCTCCGGGTTTAGTACTTATATAATTGGTAAGACCAGCTATGAAGAGCTGATCCAACCTTCCGGCTTTAATGATAACTGTTTCGTGATTAGTTCGGGTCCTATTCCACCTAATCCAGCCGAGTTGTTACTCCAGGAAAAGGTAGTTCAACTGTTTGAAAGATTACGTCAGGAATTTGACTATGTGATCATTGATACTGCACCAATCGGTCTGGTGACAGATGCGCAGTTGCTGGCAAGATATGCAGATGCGACTATCTATGTCGTACGACAGAACTATACCTTCAAGCAACAGCTGCAGATCGTAAATGACCTGTACCAGCAGCACAAAATGCCGAAACTGAACATCGTGGTGAATGATGTGCGTAAAGGTGATAGAAACGGTTATGGTTACGGTTACGGATATGGTTATGGCTATGGCTACAACGTGTCTGAAACGGAAAGACCATTATTATCTAAACTGACAAAAAAAATCAGGAAATAA
- a CDS encoding acetyltransferase: MPKQSLILIGGGGHCKSVLEVIRTSGKWHVAGILDRRELIGTNVLDQKIIGTDDELDAYIAAGHHFLITIGQIKSAQPRQRIFESLLAKGAPIATVIADERGVSAYAAIGAGTVIHHRVSVNADVMIGQNCIINTGANVEHDCRIGDHTHISTGVLLNGNVVVGDTCMLGTGSIVSHGVQIAAHTIVGAGSLVIRDITVPGTYVGVPCKKI, from the coding sequence ATGCCTAAGCAGTCCCTGATACTGATAGGAGGCGGTGGTCACTGCAAATCCGTTCTGGAAGTGATCCGTACTTCAGGTAAATGGCACGTAGCAGGCATACTGGACAGAAGGGAACTGATAGGCACAAATGTATTGGATCAAAAGATCATTGGAACAGATGATGAACTGGATGCGTACATCGCAGCAGGTCATCATTTTTTGATTACCATTGGCCAGATAAAAAGTGCACAACCAAGACAACGTATTTTTGAATCGCTGCTGGCCAAAGGTGCTCCTATTGCAACGGTGATTGCTGATGAAAGAGGGGTATCTGCATATGCAGCGATTGGTGCAGGTACGGTTATTCATCACCGGGTATCTGTGAATGCAGATGTTATGATCGGGCAAAACTGCATCATCAACACGGGCGCAAATGTAGAACACGACTGTCGTATTGGTGATCATACGCATATTTCCACGGGTGTATTACTGAATGGTAATGTGGTGGTAGGAGATACATGCATGCTGGGCACAGGCAGTATCGTATCGCATGGTGTGCAGATAGCAGCACATACCATTGTAGGCGCCGGCTCCCTTGTTATCAGGGATATCACCGTTCCCGGTACATATGTAGGTGTTCCCTGCAAAAAAATATAG
- a CDS encoding nucleotidyltransferase family protein: protein MADYKKHLINQDATLMEGLARLNVLASDTILFVVDEDDKLVGSLTDGDIRRGLLRGLQLDSYVRDFIAKPPKIIQKGKYTAEQIIEYRKNNLKIIPVVDSEGRIQNIVNFRYHRSYLPVDAIIMAGGRGERLKPLTDNTPKPLLKVGDKPIIEYNIDRLVSYGIDDIWVSVRYLGEQIEAHLKDGSEKGATIKYIWEDTPLGTIGAVSKIRELSQDYVLVSNSDLLTDLNYEDFFLDFIAKDAMLSIVTIPYHVEVPYAVLETDESNVRSFKEKPTYTYYSNGGIYLMKRECLHLIPEGGFFNATDLMEALISRGDKVASYPLHGYWLDIGKHEDFKKAQEDIKYIRF from the coding sequence ATGGCAGATTACAAAAAACACCTAATAAACCAGGACGCAACGCTGATGGAAGGACTGGCACGACTAAATGTGCTGGCCAGTGATACAATTTTATTTGTAGTAGATGAAGATGACAAATTAGTTGGCTCACTAACGGATGGAGATATTCGCAGAGGTTTGCTCAGAGGCTTGCAGCTTGATAGCTATGTGCGTGATTTCATTGCCAAACCCCCAAAGATCATTCAAAAAGGGAAGTATACCGCTGAACAGATCATTGAGTACAGGAAGAATAATCTGAAGATCATTCCTGTGGTAGACAGCGAAGGCCGTATACAGAATATTGTGAACTTCCGTTACCACCGTTCCTACCTGCCTGTAGATGCCATCATCATGGCAGGCGGCAGGGGAGAGCGCCTGAAACCACTGACTGATAACACACCTAAACCGTTATTGAAAGTAGGTGATAAACCTATTATCGAATATAATATTGACAGACTCGTGAGCTATGGTATTGACGATATATGGGTGTCTGTACGCTACCTGGGCGAGCAGATTGAAGCGCACCTGAAAGATGGCAGTGAAAAAGGTGCTACTATTAAATACATATGGGAAGATACCCCGTTAGGTACGATCGGCGCGGTTTCCAAAATCAGGGAATTAAGCCAGGACTATGTGCTGGTGAGTAATTCAGACCTGCTCACTGACCTGAACTACGAAGACTTTTTCCTGGACTTCATTGCCAAAGATGCCATGCTTTCTATAGTGACGATTCCATACCATGTAGAAGTGCCTTACGCAGTGCTGGAAACAGATGAATCAAATGTACGCTCTTTCAAAGAGAAGCCTACTTATACATATTATTCCAATGGAGGCATTTACCTGATGAAAAGGGAATGCCTGCACCTGATTCCCGAAGGTGGATTTTTTAATGCCACTGACCTCATGGAAGCATTGATTTCAAGAGGAGATAAGGTGGCATCTTATCCGTTACATGGGTACTGGCTGGACATTGGTAAACATGAAGATTTCAAAAAGGCACAGGAAGACATTAAATATATCCGATTTTAG
- the neuC gene encoding UDP-N-acetylglucosamine 2-epimerase: MRVAILTSSRADYGIYKPLIKALYADDFFQPAIIAFGTHLSACHGQTVKAIEQDGYKVDYRIASMLLTDDDASISTAIGLTTIRFADFWQAHAAEFDIVFCLGDRYEMCAAVVAGLSFGVKFAHLHGGETTLGAIDNVFRHTITMASHLHFVATDVFAERVYTLLDDQQANVTVTGALSLDNLSSLPLLNKRAFNDKWNIDLDIPSILITIHPETVGADQNIIHLLEVLGALETLASTYQLVITMPNADTNGSVFRQAFQTIGQANSEKIKLIENFGTQSYFSCMQHASMLLGNTSSGIIEAASFNKYVINLGDRQKGRLAGSNVLHVPFSKTAMLEAVNLAAKAGPYTGENIYFKGGAAERIIHTLKQL; encoded by the coding sequence ATGAGAGTAGCTATTTTGACAAGTTCCAGGGCGGATTACGGAATATACAAACCGCTGATCAAAGCGTTGTACGCAGATGATTTTTTTCAGCCTGCCATCATTGCTTTTGGTACACATTTGTCTGCCTGTCATGGGCAGACGGTGAAGGCGATTGAGCAGGACGGATACAAGGTGGACTATAGAATAGCTTCGATGCTGCTAACAGATGATGATGCATCTATTTCTACGGCGATTGGACTGACCACCATCCGCTTTGCAGATTTCTGGCAGGCACACGCTGCAGAATTTGATATTGTATTTTGCCTGGGTGACCGCTATGAGATGTGTGCGGCTGTGGTGGCTGGCCTCAGCTTTGGGGTGAAATTTGCACATCTGCATGGTGGCGAAACAACTTTAGGCGCTATTGACAATGTATTCAGGCATACCATCACTATGGCATCGCATTTGCATTTTGTTGCCACCGATGTGTTTGCTGAAAGAGTATACACCTTACTGGACGATCAGCAGGCCAACGTGACGGTTACCGGCGCCCTGAGCCTGGATAATCTCAGCAGCCTTCCCTTATTGAACAAAAGGGCATTCAACGACAAATGGAATATTGACCTGGATATACCTTCTATTTTGATCACCATCCATCCGGAAACGGTGGGCGCAGATCAGAATATCATCCATTTGCTGGAAGTGCTGGGAGCACTGGAAACACTGGCATCCACGTATCAGCTGGTGATCACTATGCCAAATGCAGATACCAATGGCAGTGTGTTTCGCCAGGCATTTCAGACAATCGGACAAGCTAATTCGGAAAAGATAAAACTGATAGAAAATTTTGGTACCCAAAGCTATTTTTCCTGCATGCAACACGCAAGTATGCTCCTGGGAAATACCAGCAGCGGTATCATAGAAGCAGCCTCTTTTAATAAATATGTCATTAACCTGGGCGACAGGCAGAAAGGCAGACTGGCAGGTAGTAATGTACTACATGTACCATTCAGCAAAACTGCCATGCTGGAAGCGGTTAACCTCGCCGCAAAAGCAGGACCTTACACAGGTGAGAATATTTATTTTAAGGGCGGAGCAGCAGAAAGGATTATACATACCCTTAAGCAGCTTTAA
- the neuB gene encoding N-acetylneuraminate synthase, with amino-acid sequence MKKVIIIAEAGVNHNGSMENAFRLIEAAAVAGADYVKFQTFKAAKLVSKTAQQAEYQEKNMGGKSTQFEMLKKLEITEEQHYLLKAHAEKNNIRFLSTGFDEESVDFLDNLGIDLFKVPSGEITNYPYLKHIAAKKKPVILSTGMTTLGEIENAVNVLLDNGIPKQHIQILHCNTEYPTPMKDVNLRAMNTVKVAFGVGVGYSDHTLGIEVPLAAVALGAEVIEKHFTLDKEMEGPDHKASLNPVELQQMVSGIRNVELAMAGDGYKQPSESEKKNMAVARKSIHLNKELAQGTVITEKDLLMIRPGDGISPFEMDKIVGRKAGKDLPAFHKLSWSDIA; translated from the coding sequence ATGAAAAAAGTAATAATCATAGCCGAAGCCGGTGTGAATCATAATGGTAGCATGGAAAATGCTTTCAGACTGATCGAAGCGGCAGCAGTGGCAGGTGCGGATTATGTAAAATTCCAGACTTTCAAAGCCGCAAAACTGGTGAGTAAAACCGCTCAGCAGGCCGAATACCAAGAAAAGAATATGGGGGGTAAATCAACCCAGTTCGAAATGCTGAAAAAACTGGAAATCACCGAAGAACAGCATTATTTGTTAAAAGCCCACGCGGAGAAAAATAATATCCGCTTCCTCAGCACCGGGTTTGACGAAGAGAGTGTAGATTTCCTGGACAATCTTGGGATAGACCTCTTCAAAGTACCTTCCGGTGAAATCACCAACTATCCTTACCTGAAGCATATCGCGGCCAAAAAGAAGCCGGTGATACTGTCTACAGGCATGACTACCCTCGGAGAAATTGAAAATGCAGTGAATGTACTGTTGGATAATGGAATTCCTAAACAGCATATCCAGATCCTGCATTGCAATACTGAATATCCTACACCGATGAAGGATGTAAACCTGCGTGCCATGAACACGGTTAAGGTGGCCTTTGGGGTAGGAGTAGGTTATTCTGATCATACGCTGGGTATTGAAGTTCCCCTGGCGGCAGTGGCATTAGGCGCTGAAGTGATCGAAAAACACTTTACGCTGGATAAAGAGATGGAAGGACCGGATCACAAAGCTTCTTTAAATCCGGTAGAACTACAGCAGATGGTAAGCGGCATCCGCAATGTGGAACTGGCCATGGCAGGAGATGGTTATAAGCAACCCAGCGAGAGTGAAAAGAAGAATATGGCCGTGGCGAGAAAGAGCATTCACCTGAATAAAGAGCTTGCACAGGGCACGGTAATCACAGAAAAAGATCTGTTGATGATACGCCCGGGTGACGGAATTTCACCATTTGAAATGGATAAAATTGTTGGCCGTAAGGCAGGTAAAGACTTACCGGCATTTCATAAACTCAGTTGGTCTGATATCGCATGA